A genomic region of Lytechinus pictus isolate F3 Inbred chromosome 2, Lp3.0, whole genome shotgun sequence contains the following coding sequences:
- the LOC129255017 gene encoding dynein regulatory complex subunit 2-like, translating to MAPKKKGKSAKKGKLAKMTEEERILYLEQKELAEKEMQKKKEDMLNQFLKDKLVKEERNTRFNMYKITHQWRNIMRAAKSRELKNDIEILSQTFERVVDRKDSVIKSLVKDLQEAEEQYAMGLRSHLQNMDGLVDLQKSRLQILKSEYLDELEILKKEFDTERALIIEQHKRELNDLQDILFAMEQNCTERENDARQDFQSLRDEIKNKNLEEKHALRLQLEGQVEDLWAQFQQALKSYQESTEERKAAFETLKDKDEKSAKEIEMQMRKLQRISDNIASLKAKMSQNSRESEERNRDLREQREVIAQHFHELKSQMNNFRENERSRLTKLTLESNASIKEVKRKLDMGERILKLAEMSRKLETEEEKVLPFYASSLTAEEQEDVAAAVAEPPSEQLAEIMHEYQSLENFWKRYNKALLDKVALDKERSTLTMENQRLRTVLKQYLDGISVNDEILSQVNPLFVINQKTNAPMAVPIMDPRVQRPTQTVVEAAHVIKHTI from the exons ATGGCAccgaagaagaaaggaaagtcGGCCAAGAAGGGAAAACTTGCTAAAATGACAGAGGAAGAAAGAATATTATATCTTGAACAGAAAGAGCTTGCAGAGAAAGAAAtgcagaaaaagaaagaggataTGCTCAATCAATTTCTAAAG GATAAACTTGTGAAAGAGGAGAGGAATACCCGGTTCAACATGTACAAGATCACTCACCAGTGGAGAAACATCATGCGTGCTGCTAAGTCAAGGGAACTCAAGAATGATATTGAGATTCTGAGTCAAACCTTTGAGCGTGTGGTGGACAGGAAAGACAGTGTCATCAAATCATTGGTGAAAGACCTGCAGGAAGCAGAAGAACAGTATGCCATGGGGCTAAGGAGTCATCTCCAGAATATGGATGGACTTGTTG ACCTTCAAAAGAGCAGACTACAGATCCTGAAATCAGAATATCTTGATGAGCTGGAGATCCTGAAGAAAGAATTTGACACAGAGAGGGCACTGATCATTGAGCAACACAAACGAGAGCTGAATGATCTCCAAGACATTCTCTTTGCAATGGAGCAAAACTGTACTGAAAGAGAGAATGATGCAAGACAGGATTTCCAGAGTCTTAGAGATGAAATCAAGAATaag AACCTTGAAGAGAAGCATGCATTGCGTCTCCAGCTTGAAGGCCAGGTAGAAGACCTCTGGGCCCAGTTTCAACAAGCCCTTAAGAGCTACCAGGAATCAACAGAAGAAAGAAAGGCTGCCTTTGAAACACTCAAGGATAAAGATGAGAAGAGTGCAAAGGAAATTGAGATGCAGATGCGCAAATTGCAAAGAATATCA GACAATATTGCATCTCTTAAAGCTAAGATGTCCCAGAACTCAAGAGAAAGTGAAGAGAGAAATCGAGATTTGAGAGAGCAGAGGGAGGTTATTGCTCAACATTTCCATGAACTCAAAAGCCAGATGAATAACTTCCGGGAAAATGAAAGATCAAGGCTTACAAAACTGACGTTAGAAAGCAATGCGTCTATCAAAGAAGTGAAAAGGAAACTTGACATG GGTGAGAGGATATTGAAGCTGGCAGAGATGAGCCGCAAACTGGAAACTGAAGAGGAGAAGGTTCTTCCCTTTTATGCATCTAGTTTAACAGCAGAAGAACAGGAGGATGTTGCTGCAGCAGTAGCAGAACCCCCATCAGAACAACTTGCAGAG ATCATGCATGAATACCAATCCCTGGAGAACTTCTGGAAGCGCTATAACAAGGCCCTGCTGGACAAGGTTGCCCTTGATAAGGAGCGATCTACCCTTACGATGGAGAACCAACGTCTCAGGACTGTCCTGAAGCAGTATCTTGATGGTATCTCGGTGAATGATGAGATCCTCAGCCAAGTCAATCCACTCTTTGTTATCAACCAAAAGACCAATGCTCC AATGGCTGTACCTATCATGGACCCAAGAGTGCAACGACCTACTCAGACAGTAGTGGAGGCTGCACATGTTATCAAACACACAATCTAG